A genome region from Clostridium pasteurianum includes the following:
- the addB gene encoding helicase-exonuclease AddAB subunit AddB, whose translation MSLRFIYGRAGSGKSQFCINSIHSRIEKGGDKPLILVVPEQFSFQSEKSILTLIGEKSLSRVRVISFKRMAYRVFDEVGGIAREHMNSSGKSMLFYHIMNKLKDEFKVFALSARQKGFVDTVSDTISEFKKYELTPEILRSTIDNVEDDELKNKLHDLSLIYDEFDKLLHKNYIDSDDDLTMLKDKIKFSNMLSGAEIWLDEFSSFIPQQYGIIEELLKKCSRVNITLTMDYGNVPYDDDIFSVTKNTENRIMKIAQDNNVKIDKPVNLNKRPFYRFKRSPELGFLEKNLYSFPYEIYKSEPKKIGIFKTSNLYTEVEETARKIVEFVRDKKMRYSDMAVVTGDLGSYKKTVAVIFKEYGIPFFIDENKDIEDNTLIILIKSIMDIFIKNWSYEAVFRYLKTGFTDVPYDDIDILENYVLAAGIKGKKKWTEKDWTYNVYHNGYDDEVSVENQERLAKVNEIRNKVVEPIVEFRKKVLRKSNVAEICKSLFEFLCDINVPDKVEKMVSEFRESGRQVLANEYSQIWNVIIELMDQLVEVMGDEKANLEQFSKIFSIGVKEHKMGLIPSSLDQVLVGSIDRLKSHAIKLIFIMGVNDGVFPSAAMEEGILSDRDREILMNSGVELAKDTKTQAMEQRFLVYTSIANSSEYLILSYPIADYEGKTLRPSMIINRMKTLFPELKEKSDVIKIDNDDENMKLVSSTVPTFNEMVASFRKEVDGKNHSSAVWHDVYRWYCKDESWSQKCSNMFKAVAYTTQVDYISEEKAVKLYGSSLKMSVSRLEKYVECPFSYYVQYGLNIKERKMFSLTPPDLGSFMHKVIDEFCENIREENIEWKDVDDKVCEKKIYEIVDRELEDNAGSIFNSSPRYSYMTLRLKRILKRTARIVAEQFKRSGFRPAGYEVTFENGGNYPPITVKLADNSEVVLTGRIDRIDMLEKDGNTYIRIIDYKSGNKIFKLSDVYYGFDIQLLLYLDAILQSENLEDDDRTLPGGIFYFTMDDPIIKDKRNLTEEEIKEEIMKHLKMKGLLLSDPEVVHEMDRQMEGASILIPASIKKDGTLGRSSAATKEQFEMLIGHVKNLVIKNCEKLLMGDIKIRPYKNGKEKPCDYCIYSSICRFDTMFHGNNYRYVKEKSDDEVFKLIGKEIDEEGDYNERN comes from the coding sequence TTGAGTTTAAGATTTATATACGGAAGAGCTGGAAGTGGAAAAAGTCAGTTTTGCATAAACAGCATACATAGTAGAATAGAAAAAGGCGGAGATAAGCCCCTTATACTTGTTGTTCCAGAACAATTTTCTTTTCAAAGTGAAAAAAGTATATTAACATTAATTGGTGAAAAGAGCCTTAGTAGAGTTAGGGTAATTAGCTTTAAGAGAATGGCGTATAGAGTGTTTGATGAAGTTGGCGGAATAGCAAGAGAACATATGAATTCATCAGGTAAGAGTATGCTCTTTTATCACATAATGAATAAACTAAAAGATGAGTTTAAAGTTTTCGCTCTTTCAGCAAGACAAAAGGGTTTTGTTGATACTGTGTCAGATACAATAAGTGAGTTTAAAAAATATGAATTAACACCGGAGATACTTAGAAGTACTATTGATAATGTAGAAGATGATGAGCTTAAAAATAAACTTCATGATTTAAGTTTAATATACGATGAATTTGATAAATTACTTCATAAGAATTACATAGATTCTGACGATGATCTTACTATGCTTAAAGATAAAATAAAATTTTCAAATATGCTCAGTGGCGCTGAAATATGGCTTGACGAATTTTCAAGCTTTATACCACAGCAGTATGGAATAATAGAAGAATTATTAAAAAAGTGCAGTAGAGTTAATATTACATTAACTATGGATTATGGCAATGTGCCGTATGATGATGATATTTTTTCTGTAACTAAAAACACAGAAAATAGAATAATGAAAATAGCTCAGGATAATAACGTAAAAATTGATAAACCTGTAAATTTAAATAAAAGACCGTTTTACAGATTTAAGAGAAGCCCAGAGCTTGGCTTTTTAGAGAAAAATTTATACAGCTTTCCATATGAAATATATAAAAGTGAACCTAAAAAAATAGGGATTTTTAAGACTTCAAACCTGTATACTGAAGTTGAAGAAACAGCTAGAAAAATAGTGGAATTTGTGCGCGATAAGAAAATGCGTTATTCAGATATGGCTGTTGTAACAGGGGATTTAGGAAGTTATAAAAAAACCGTGGCTGTAATTTTTAAAGAGTATGGCATTCCGTTTTTTATAGATGAAAATAAAGATATTGAAGATAATACTCTCATAATACTCATAAAATCAATCATGGATATTTTTATTAAAAACTGGTCTTATGAGGCTGTTTTCAGGTATCTTAAAACAGGTTTTACTGATGTCCCTTATGATGATATTGATATATTAGAAAATTATGTTTTAGCAGCTGGAATAAAGGGAAAGAAGAAATGGACTGAGAAGGACTGGACATATAATGTATATCACAATGGTTATGATGATGAAGTTTCGGTAGAGAACCAAGAGAGATTAGCAAAAGTAAATGAAATAAGAAATAAAGTTGTGGAACCTATAGTTGAATTTAGAAAAAAAGTTTTAAGAAAGAGTAATGTTGCTGAAATATGCAAATCACTATTCGAATTTTTGTGTGATATAAATGTTCCAGATAAAGTTGAAAAAATGGTTTCCGAATTTAGAGAAAGCGGAAGACAGGTTTTGGCAAATGAATACAGTCAAATATGGAACGTAATAATAGAACTTATGGACCAACTGGTTGAGGTAATGGGTGATGAGAAGGCAAATTTAGAGCAGTTTTCTAAAATATTTTCCATAGGGGTAAAAGAACATAAAATGGGGCTTATTCCATCATCTTTAGATCAAGTCCTTGTTGGAAGCATAGATCGTCTTAAAAGTCACGCAATAAAGCTTATATTCATAATGGGTGTTAATGATGGTGTATTTCCATCTGCGGCTATGGAAGAGGGCATACTCAGCGATAGAGACAGAGAAATTTTAATGAATAGCGGAGTAGAACTTGCTAAGGATACAAAAACTCAAGCTATGGAGCAGAGATTTTTGGTATATACATCTATTGCAAATTCCAGTGAATATTTAATATTAAGTTATCCTATAGCTGATTATGAAGGAAAAACTTTAAGACCTTCTATGATAATAAATAGAATGAAGACACTTTTTCCAGAACTTAAAGAAAAAAGTGATGTAATCAAAATTGATAACGATGATGAGAATATGAAGCTTGTTTCTAGTACTGTGCCTACTTTTAATGAAATGGTAGCATCTTTCAGAAAGGAAGTAGATGGGAAGAATCATAGTAGTGCTGTCTGGCATGATGTATATAGATGGTACTGTAAAGATGAAAGTTGGTCTCAAAAATGCAGCAATATGTTTAAGGCGGTAGCTTATACTACTCAAGTTGATTATATAAGTGAAGAAAAGGCAGTAAAACTATATGGAAGCAGCTTAAAAATGAGTGTATCAAGACTTGAAAAATATGTAGAGTGTCCTTTCTCATATTATGTGCAGTATGGACTTAACATAAAAGAAAGGAAAATGTTTAGTTTAACGCCTCCGGATTTGGGTTCTTTTATGCATAAGGTAATAGACGAATTTTGTGAAAACATAAGAGAAGAAAATATAGAATGGAAAGACGTAGATGATAAAGTTTGTGAGAAAAAAATATATGAAATAGTTGATAGGGAATTAGAAGATAATGCTGGTTCTATATTTAACAGTTCACCTAGATACAGTTATATGACATTAAGGCTTAAAAGAATATTAAAAAGAACTGCTAGAATTGTTGCAGAGCAGTTTAAAAGAAGTGGTTTTAGGCCAGCAGGGTATGAGGTTACCTTTGAAAATGGAGGAAATTATCCACCAATAACAGTTAAGCTTGCTGATAATAGTGAAGTTGTACTTACGGGAAGAATTGATAGAATCGATATGCTGGAAAAGGACGGAAATACTTATATAAGGATAATAGACTATAAATCAGGCAATAAGATATTTAAACTATCGGATGTGTATTATGGTTTTGATATTCAACTTCTGTTATATCTTGATGCTATACTTCAAAGTGAGAATCTGGAGGATGATGATAGAACTTTACCTGGCGGAATATTTTATTTTACAATGGATGATCCCATTATAAAGGATAAAAGAAATTTAACAGAGGAAGAAATTAAAGAGGAAATAATGAAGCATCTTAAAATGAAGGGACTTTTACTTTCAGATCCAGAGGTTGTACATGAGATGGATAGACAAATGGAAGGTGCATCAATACTTATTCCTGCTTCAATAAAGAAAGATGGTACTCTTGGAAGGTCAAGTGCGGCTACTAAAGAGCAGTTTGAAATGTTAATAGGCCATGTAAAGAATTTAGTTATTAAAAATTGTGAAAAGCTACTAATGGGAGATATAAAAATAAGACCGTATAAAAATGGAAAGGAAAAGCCATGTGATTACTGCATTTATTCATCTATTTGTAGGTTTGATACTATGTTTCATGGCAATAATTATAGATATGTTAAGGAAAAGTCGGATGACGAAGTATTTAAACTTATAGGGAAAGAAATAGATGAAGAAGGTGATTACAATGAGCGCAACTAA
- the glyA gene encoding serine hydroxymethyltransferase has translation MDFEKVKASDPEVYSVIEEEHKRQENNIELIASENFTSQAVMEAMGSYLTNKYAEGYPGKRYYGGCYVVDKVEELARERAKKLFGAEHANVQPHSGSQANMAVYFAMLKPGDTIMGMNLTDGGHLSHGSAVNFSGKLFNVIPYGVSKETEQIDYEAMRETALKCKPKLIVSGASAYSRIIDFKKIREICDEVGAYMMVDIAHIAGLVAAGLHPSPVPYADFVTTTTHKTLRGPRGGAIFCKEKYAKAIDKAVFPGMQGGPLMHIIAGKAVCFGEALKDDFKDYANQIIKNAKVFADELQNYGFRIVSGGTDNHLLLVDLTNKNITGKDAEHLLDSVGITANKNTIPFETKSPFVTSGIRMGTPAVTTRGFKEDEMKKVAYFINYAIEHRDEDLSEIRKQVSELCSKFPIYK, from the coding sequence ATGGATTTTGAAAAGGTAAAAGCCAGTGATCCTGAGGTTTATTCTGTTATAGAAGAAGAACATAAAAGGCAGGAAAATAACATAGAACTTATAGCATCAGAAAATTTTACAAGTCAAGCTGTAATGGAAGCAATGGGTTCTTACTTAACTAATAAATATGCAGAAGGATATCCAGGAAAAAGATATTATGGCGGATGTTATGTAGTTGATAAAGTAGAAGAACTTGCACGTGAGAGAGCAAAAAAGCTTTTTGGAGCAGAGCATGCAAATGTACAACCACATTCAGGTTCACAGGCCAATATGGCTGTATATTTTGCTATGTTAAAGCCAGGAGATACAATAATGGGTATGAATTTAACTGATGGTGGTCATCTAAGTCACGGAAGTGCAGTTAACTTTTCAGGAAAACTCTTTAATGTAATTCCATATGGCGTAAGCAAAGAAACAGAACAAATTGATTATGAAGCAATGAGAGAAACTGCACTAAAATGCAAGCCAAAGCTTATAGTATCAGGTGCCAGCGCATATTCAAGAATTATAGATTTTAAGAAAATAAGAGAAATATGTGATGAAGTAGGAGCTTATATGATGGTTGATATAGCTCATATCGCAGGTCTTGTAGCAGCAGGACTTCATCCATCACCAGTTCCATATGCTGATTTTGTAACAACAACTACACATAAGACTTTAAGAGGACCAAGAGGAGGAGCAATTTTCTGCAAAGAAAAATATGCAAAGGCTATTGATAAAGCAGTATTCCCTGGTATGCAGGGTGGACCATTAATGCATATAATTGCAGGTAAGGCAGTGTGCTTTGGAGAAGCATTAAAGGACGATTTTAAAGATTATGCAAATCAGATAATAAAAAATGCAAAGGTTTTTGCAGATGAGCTTCAAAATTATGGTTTTAGAATAGTATCAGGAGGAACTGATAACCATCTTCTACTAGTTGATTTAACAAATAAAAATATAACAGGAAAAGATGCAGAACATCTTCTTGATTCAGTTGGAATAACAGCTAATAAAAATACTATACCTTTTGAAACAAAGAGTCCTTTTGTAACAAGTGGTATAAGAATGGGAACTCCAGCGGTTACAACTAGAGGTTTTAAAGAAGATGAAATGAAGAAGGTAGCATACTTTATAAATTATGCTATTGAACATAGAGATGAAGATTTAAGCGAAATAAGAAAACAAGTTTCTGAGTTATGTAGTAAATTCCCTATATACAAATAA
- the addA gene encoding helicase-exonuclease AddAB subunit AddA yields MSATKWTKEQLEAIETKNCNLLVAAAAGSGKTAVLVERIVRMITDEENPIDIDKLLVVTFTNAAASEMRERIGNALSKKLCENPGSRVIQKQLALLGKAKITTIHAFCLDVIKNNFHMLDLDPDFRVGDETEVLLLKNETLEELFEDKYLQAEYTSKGINKNNNSMEFLKLVECYCGNKSDDILFNMIMNLYSFVMSNPEPYTWLTNASEKFNVGDDFKFEDSIWADVLKQNIKIQLLGMENQLKVAIEIINECPSIENYRENFESELFMIEALIKASESFGSLKAQSLNIEFKKLKRCPKGVDKEKQSIVKSIRDGVKKSLSSISDDMLLQDDEEIKEEFKGLYPLMKTLSELIIEFDIRYKDKKKKRGIIDFNDFEHMCLSIIVKKDDDGNIIPSDTALKIREKYDEILIDEYQDSNMVQEVILGTISRKDTENPNLFMVGDVKQSIYRFRQANPGIFLDKYNSYKTADGEKDRKVLLYKNFRSRKEILDAVNFVFKQIMSRNIGELDYNDQEKLNLGANYEEIDEKAFSHAVELNIIEKNEVKEEAIKENDEDEENVDNIMLEARLIGKRILELINSFKVLDKNTSTYRKAQFKDIVILLRSTKGWADVFSDELKNMGIPVFSDTNSGYFETPEVKTMLSLLQIIDNPRQDIPMTAVLKSPIGGFTVEDLIDIKGIEGITFYDKLKNAAENGDDEFSIKVREFLSKLHKWRKESLYTPIDEFIWYLYTDTGYYGYVGAVSGGIQRQANLKMLFQRAKIYSETSYKGLFNFINFINKLKLTSGDMGSAKILGENENVVRIMSIHKSKGLEFPIVFVSGCGKNFNFMDMNNPVLFNDYLGFGPEYVDYKRRISHKTLVKEAIKNKIKLETLSEEMRILYVAFTRAKEKLIITGSVKDVQKAAFKWSMNLNVSSDKISEDFILKSKSFLDWIASAVIRHKDAEKLREAAGEVKEGKLIDDESNWKIEMWSREDILTFSEPSLEDEENTDDRINLFYENLNKIKGMPYESNYAEEIKNRLEYKYPHKKASELPALLSVTELKRRMNQQNDDYAAKIFTPPLSKKPHFLEEVKKLTPAERGTAMHSVMQHLALHENMNAKDIKNQVDNMVIGKILTEKQAQSVNIRRILKFFENEIGKRVIKSQNVYREFPFQMRVKSTDIYKSLPKEYEGEEIVVQGIIDLFFKENNEIILVDYKNDYVNDDNIDDIIKKYTYQINYYEKALEIITGLKVKEKYLYLFYSGDAVKIQ; encoded by the coding sequence ATGAGCGCAACTAAATGGACAAAAGAACAGCTTGAGGCAATAGAAACTAAAAATTGTAATCTTCTTGTTGCAGCAGCTGCTGGTTCTGGAAAAACAGCAGTTCTCGTTGAAAGAATAGTAAGAATGATAACCGATGAAGAAAATCCTATTGATATTGATAAACTTTTGGTGGTTACTTTTACTAATGCAGCAGCATCTGAGATGAGAGAGAGAATAGGAAATGCTTTATCTAAAAAGCTTTGTGAAAATCCAGGATCAAGGGTAATTCAAAAACAGCTAGCTTTACTTGGAAAAGCTAAAATAACTACAATACATGCATTTTGCCTTGATGTAATAAAGAATAATTTCCATATGCTTGATTTGGACCCTGATTTCAGAGTTGGAGATGAAACTGAGGTGCTTCTCCTTAAAAATGAAACATTAGAAGAACTTTTTGAGGATAAGTACCTTCAGGCGGAATATACCTCTAAAGGGATAAATAAAAATAATAACAGTATGGAATTTTTAAAGCTTGTAGAATGTTACTGTGGTAATAAGAGTGATGATATACTCTTTAATATGATAATGAACCTTTATAGCTTTGTTATGAGCAATCCTGAGCCTTATACATGGCTTACAAATGCTTCTGAAAAATTTAATGTAGGTGATGACTTTAAGTTTGAAGATTCGATTTGGGCAGATGTTTTAAAACAAAATATAAAGATTCAATTATTAGGTATGGAAAATCAGCTTAAAGTGGCAATTGAAATAATAAATGAATGTCCATCAATAGAAAATTACAGAGAAAATTTTGAATCAGAGCTTTTTATGATTGAAGCTTTAATTAAGGCTTCAGAAAGTTTTGGAAGTCTTAAAGCTCAATCCCTAAATATTGAATTTAAAAAGTTAAAAAGATGTCCTAAAGGTGTAGACAAAGAAAAGCAGAGTATTGTAAAGTCTATAAGAGATGGTGTTAAAAAGAGTTTAAGCAGCATAAGTGACGATATGTTATTGCAGGATGATGAAGAAATAAAAGAAGAATTTAAAGGTTTATATCCTCTCATGAAAACTTTAAGTGAACTTATTATAGAATTTGATATTAGATATAAGGATAAAAAGAAAAAGAGAGGTATAATTGATTTTAATGATTTTGAGCATATGTGTCTTTCTATTATTGTTAAAAAAGATGATGATGGTAATATAATACCTTCAGATACGGCACTTAAAATACGTGAAAAGTATGATGAAATACTTATAGATGAGTATCAGGATAGTAATATGGTGCAGGAAGTTATACTTGGAACTATATCGAGGAAGGATACAGAAAATCCAAATTTATTTATGGTTGGTGATGTAAAACAGAGTATATATAGGTTTAGACAAGCAAATCCAGGTATATTTTTGGATAAATATAATAGTTATAAAACAGCTGATGGAGAAAAAGATAGAAAAGTACTTCTATACAAAAATTTTAGGAGCAGAAAGGAAATACTGGATGCAGTAAATTTTGTATTTAAGCAAATAATGTCTCGAAACATAGGTGAACTTGATTATAATGATCAAGAAAAATTAAATTTAGGGGCAAATTATGAAGAAATAGATGAAAAGGCATTTTCTCATGCCGTTGAGCTCAATATAATTGAAAAAAATGAAGTGAAAGAAGAAGCTATTAAGGAAAATGATGAAGATGAAGAAAATGTAGATAATATTATGCTTGAAGCTAGGCTTATTGGAAAAAGAATTCTGGAGCTTATAAATAGCTTCAAAGTACTCGATAAAAATACAAGTACTTATAGAAAAGCCCAGTTTAAGGATATTGTAATTCTACTTAGATCTACAAAAGGATGGGCAGATGTCTTTTCGGATGAACTTAAAAATATGGGTATACCAGTTTTTTCTGATACTAATTCAGGTTATTTTGAAACGCCTGAGGTTAAAACTATGTTGTCGCTGCTTCAGATAATTGATAATCCAAGGCAGGATATCCCAATGACAGCGGTGCTAAAATCTCCAATTGGAGGCTTTACAGTAGAGGATTTAATTGATATAAAAGGAATAGAAGGAATTACTTTTTATGATAAGCTAAAAAATGCAGCAGAAAATGGTGATGATGAATTTTCAATAAAAGTAAGAGAATTTCTTTCTAAGCTTCATAAATGGAGAAAAGAATCATTATATACTCCTATAGATGAATTTATATGGTATCTCTATACTGATACGGGGTACTACGGTTATGTAGGAGCTGTTAGTGGAGGAATTCAGCGTCAAGCAAATTTGAAAATGCTATTTCAAAGAGCTAAGATTTATAGTGAAACTAGTTATAAAGGATTATTTAATTTCATAAACTTTATAAACAAACTTAAGCTTACTAGCGGTGATATGGGAAGTGCAAAAATTTTAGGCGAAAATGAAAATGTAGTTAGGATAATGAGTATACATAAGAGCAAAGGACTGGAATTCCCTATAGTATTTGTAAGCGGCTGTGGAAAGAATTTTAACTTTATGGATATGAATAATCCAGTACTTTTTAATGACTACCTTGGTTTTGGTCCTGAGTATGTTGATTATAAAAGGAGAATTTCACATAAAACACTTGTAAAAGAGGCAATAAAGAATAAAATAAAGCTTGAAACACTTTCTGAAGAAATGAGAATTCTATATGTAGCCTTTACTAGAGCTAAAGAGAAGCTCATAATAACAGGTTCAGTTAAGGATGTTCAAAAAGCTGCTTTTAAGTGGTCAATGAATTTAAATGTAAGTAGTGACAAGATCTCAGAGGATTTTATACTTAAGAGTAAAAGTTTTCTTGATTGGATAGCAAGTGCAGTTATAAGGCATAAAGATGCTGAAAAATTGAGAGAGGCTGCAGGTGAAGTTAAAGAAGGAAAATTAATTGATGATGAATCAAATTGGAAAATAGAAATGTGGAGCAGAGAGGATATACTTACATTTAGTGAGCCGTCTTTAGAGGATGAAGAAAACACTGATGACAGAATTAATTTATTTTATGAAAATTTAAATAAGATAAAAGGCATGCCATATGAAAGTAATTATGCAGAGGAGATAAAGAATAGGCTTGAATATAAATATCCACATAAAAAAGCCTCTGAGCTTCCAGCGCTTCTTTCAGTAACGGAGCTTAAGAGAAGAATGAACCAGCAAAATGATGATTATGCTGCTAAGATTTTTACACCACCTCTCTCAAAGAAACCGCATTTTCTTGAGGAAGTAAAAAAGTTGACACCCGCAGAGAGGGGAACTGCTATGCATTCTGTAATGCAGCATTTAGCTTTACATGAAAACATGAATGCTAAGGATATTAAAAATCAAGTAGATAATATGGTTATAGGAAAAATTTTAACTGAAAAGCAGGCACAGAGTGTAAATATACGTAGAATTCTAAAATTCTTTGAAAATGAAATAGGTAAAAGAGTAATTAAGTCTCAGAATGTAT